In Dermacentor variabilis isolate Ectoservices chromosome 1, ASM5094787v1, whole genome shotgun sequence, the genomic stretch AACCCACGGTGCACCACGCGCCAGTACACAAACAATCCCAATGCCTGGCGTAGCAAGCaaacgcgataaaaaaaaaaaaaacgcgccgcggACAggcaaaaataaaagtaaaggtgCACGACACATGTCGAAGGTTGTAAAAGGAGCGGAGTGGGTcggcataataataaaaaaaacctaGAGAGAGGACGcagccgcgcggctgctgttcctgttgccatgacaacgtaaacaatcgtgtgcgacgccattttgctaaagcatcgccctcctgttagggccgtaactgaaagggaccttggcgctagcgtcgaaggAGCGTCTGCATTAGAACAGCCAATGGCAgacatgcggagattcacccctgggacCGAGCGCGAGCGCAGCAGcttttttccagctctgaaatcTGTATACGCCACGCGTCATAAGTACTCCTgagcagcaggcagctttcgatcagcaacgccggcAGCAGAACCTGAAATGACCTCGTCTACGCCGCGCCGATACTGCAGTCcggacacaagaacaggctcgagcagccgagcgcaagcagcaactgcgtactgaggACCCGGCAGCCTACCAAACCATTGTTTAATGAACTGTCGGAATTAAACCAGCGATAAATaacggggccgcacgtttcagcttcgctggtaaacCATCTGCACATAGTGCTTGGACGGTGATATTATGCATAAAGGTTGTGAGTTGACGTCTAGCGCTCTGTCAAGTCCCACCCTTTTTTCCGTTTGTTTTGTTCGCGCTAGTAACTGTGTCACAGCTACTGTAGTTACCGTTTCAGCGAAAGGCTACACAGTAGCTCTTCGACAACCTCGTATGAAGTGACATCGCGTGAATTTCACAGAGAAcgagctaaaacatctccaaatcgttaAGCAACATTCGGCGGGAAGACATTCAATCAGCGCTGCGCATTCTCGCACAAGCCATAGAGGAGGAAAGCCGCACcacgcgccctttcctcctcgacCGATGAAATAGATCTATACATCACAGTGATTCCGCACATTTTCCATAGAATTTACGCGGCGGTAAAAGGAATTGCGTGCCAATTACGTGTTATTTTCTCAATAAAGATACTGAAAACGTATGTATAAGAATGCACCGGAAAGTTGTGAATCGGATAACCACGCAGTTAACtggacatatttatttatttattcatttatttttattatataaaCCCGCTTTCGCTTAAAACATTATAGCGGAGAGGGGAAATATATAGAGACATTTCATACATTTGTAGATGTAAGTACAATACATGCACAATGTCACACAATATGAACAAGGCTTTTAAAGCAGGTAAACTAAAGCAAATATCGCTAGAAAGAGAAGAACAGAATAACAGAGCGTTATGGACCTTGAACACGCATATGAAACTGGGAATTCGACGCGATGCTTGCAATGGTACCAGGAAGCTGTTTCCATTTTGATGTTGTTCGATGAAAAAAATGAATAGCTGAGCAAGTTGCTTTTGCGCGTATCTCCCGAACTTTGAAACGATGGTCGCGGCGATGCGAAACGCAGTGCGGTTGAAGATGTAGTTTGATCTATTTATGCCAGAATGCCCCCGAAATATATTATGGAAGAAatgaaattatgtggttttacgtgccaaaaccacgatttaattttgaagcacgccgtaggggggggggggggggggactccggaagaaTCTGGACCACCagtggtttctttaacgtgcgcctaaattaagtacgcgggtgttttcgcatttcgatcccatctaaatgcggccgccgtggccgggattcgatcctgcgacctcgtgtttagcaatccaacaccatagacactagGCAAGATGCCGGAGCTTGAGCCTGAGAAAACACCTACAATCGCTCAGCGTCTGCAGTTGCAATCATAGCGGCAACGCTACTTTTGCGGCGATACTCACCGACGATGTACCTGGCTGCTAGGTTTTGTGCGCGCTCCAGCGAATCGATCATGTTCTGTTGATAAGGGTCCCACAGCAGCACTGGGCGTGTATCGTTTGCTCTGATAAACCTTTGTACACACTTTGCTGTGAGCTCGCAAAAGCAACACTAGTCACTCTGTGCTTTCGTCGTAAGTAGATGAAGGCCAGGTTCGAAATGCCCTTACCTTCCAGACCCGGTGAACATGGCCATAGCGAATGATTCGACTACCTTTACAGGTGTCGTGGGACCATCGAACGTAAACTTGTTAAGCAATGCTGGCTCTGAAATAAATGTTCAAAGCAGAAAACGTTCGAATTTACTAAATGGCCAGCGCTAGTAGCTGTCACAAATGAAATGGCGCATTTGGCAACGCCACACCAGCGTGTTTCTTTCACCTATCCCTAAAGCGAATGGTTATTAATATAGAGAGCTGGAAGAGTTGGCGAGTTGGTATCCTCGCATTCTGCGCAGTAATGAGGGAAGAAAACGAAAGTAGACTGCCAGTGATGAGTGCAGACTGCCATCTGATCTAGATAAAAGTAAACGCGCACCAAATTCAACCGCACAGTCGCCCTTCCTATTTAAGATACACTCCTACAGAGGtcaacgagaaaaaagggggttaaccgaggggcccgattttgattagtcatatcataagaaaccgacaaacactgacaccaaagacaacataggggaaattacttgtgcttaacaaatgaaataaagaaacgataagttaatggaaattaaagtggattgaaaacaacttgccgcaggtgggaaccgaacccacaaccttcgcatttcgcgtgcgatgctctaccgattgagctaccgcggcgccgtttccccatccactttcttgggtatttgtgtgtcccagtagaaccctggaagtgttagccagcgccaccactcacagaccttggcggcggacgcagaacgtcctttttgccgcaggcgtcacgagaacgtgatctttttttgggtgaaggcaactggtcaataaacccacacatgctacctgaaggcatcaatgttgccggattcgagaccctcgttatgtaatcaacgagaagaaagggggttaaccgaggggcccgattttgattagtcatatcataagaagccgacaaacactgacaccaaagacaacataggggaaattacttgtgcctaataaatgaaataaagaaacgataaattaatggaaattaaagtggttcAAGGAACAACTTGGAGGGTTTCTCAGCTACGGAGGGTTTCTCAGCTGCTAAAATTTGTATACTGTGCGCTCGAATTAAAAGGGGCTATATAAATTTCAGACTATAGGTCTGAAATTTCACTCTAGGTTCAAATCCCGTCGAGCGTCCTAGACGCGTCTATCGGCCATCTCATACCATCTTAAAAGCAGTTAATGTCTTTTCTTAGTGGTTTGAGCAGTTTTCTCGAAATATATATTGcggcgaaatatttttttctgatcaCGTGAACCCGCTGAAATTTGTTGACACGAGTAAAACATGATTCCGCAGGAAATTCTTAAAAGTAATTAGAAGTAATTACTACGCCAAGAGACACATAATGTCTACATTTGCATTTTATGTCATTTTTAACACCCGCAAGAACTGTGAGGGAGGCATGTACCTTCGGAGTTACATGCCTTTACTTCCAAGCGTGGCTCCCTTTGTTTCTCACCGGGTTGACTCAGCGATGCGAGAGGATATAATGCCTGCGTATTGCCTCGGTCGGATGAATACGTCACCAAGACGACAGAATATGTTTCCGAACGACTGTCATCGAATAAAAATGTTACGTTTCTGATGGTTGGATTCAAACCAGGCTCATCCAGCGGACCAATCCGATGCGCTCGACCCATTGAAGCATGGACGAATGGATGGGACGAGGGAATAACAACCTTAGGCCTTTTCTCTTTGAGGCTACAGTCGCGGACAAATATGTGTGACAATGAAGTAAAGGCTGGGGACGCAATGAGCCCGCAAGGAAGAGGTCTCCTGAAGGAAGTCCCACATTTTCATTCACGTTAGTTAAAGCTAGGCAACAAATAACATTCCAATCTTACTTACTATTCAAAAAATATGTAAAATCCGCCACATTTTTCTCGTCTGCGTTGGCGCAAGTGCGAAACTATCACAGGTTGACGCTACGCTGTTTCAGTATCTGTTTGGAAAACTGAAAGACGTGCGAGACGTTTCCGGAATACTTTGCGCAGTAACACTTGGGTAGAAGGTCTACCGCTCTGTTATTCTCTTCGTTGCCACGGAAAGGTGCACGCGAGTTCAGCGTATTAAGACGCTTGGTGCGGGCGTTGCTTCACATAGCAATAATTTACTTATAAAGTGAGAGTATCAGTTTCCCTTATCTTGGTTTTGGCAGCTTCCCTTACTTTTGCAATTATTTTCCTTGGTTTCTGCACATTATCTTTACGAGTGGCGCTCACTTGCAGCGATCATTAGATTTGATATGTCGCACTTCCACCGATTTCACTACGTAAGATACATGCACCAATTAATTGTAGCACGAATTAAATCTGTGGCATGGTGTACCTCGTTGAGACTGCGACGACGTTTCAATGTGATCGCAGGTCGTACGTGTTATGATTTcttagtctttttttttattcgttaaGTAAGTCACTTGTCGTTATGCTTACGTCTGGCCAGCATCGCACGACTGTCACCAATGCGATTTGTCCTTCGTAATTTGACAGATCGAGCGAGTAGGCATTCCATGGCCAAACATTTTTAGCGCGCATAAaccacaaacaaaaaaaaggaaacgacaaAGACGAGCGCTAACCTCCGACTAAATTTCTCCGTAATAAGTGTTTACCTGGAATTTAGTGCTTGTGCTTGTCTTGGTTTCTGCGCGCTAAAATGCTCCCGCCCCTGGTGCCCGTATGTCAGCTTCTAATGGACGAGTATAGTGGACCTTCCACTTGTTGCATCTCGCCTGATATAATCCAGCTGATATTAAGAAAACAACCGTCCGGCTAAATGTAATGCACATTATATTCAACCGATGCATCTCTCAAATGGAACATTGCAGGGAAAACaactaaaacaaaacaaagaagttCCCTTCTCAAGTTCAAATATTCATAAGCTTCCAGTTAAGATTGTTAGTCACTGTTCTCGTGCTAACTGTTTTGTTATAAATAGGTTGCCGGGTCGATATTGAGTTTGAAGATTCCTCGGCAGCTACACTTATCTCTGTTCTCTAGCAAAGATCACTTTCAAGGTTCATAATAATGACTATGAAAATACTGATAATGCGGCTACGATGCCGAGTTCAATAAACATTTAAAGATGCCTACGCTGTCAGGTAAATTTAGGGTACACTGCTTGGCAGTTTTTAACCTTTGGTAAAGGAGTCCTCCAGTACTGACGTGGATGAAAAGTCCAAGCGAAAAGTATAGAGTTAGAGCTGAGCATGCCGAGTCCAACAGAAAAGGCTAAAGTGGATAAATCGATACCACATTACTACGACTCATTTACCCGTCTGTCCAGTAAGAAGTATTTTTGAAGATATTAGTTTTTTTGCTGTAGTTCGTTCATTTACCGTGGTTCGAACATTTTGAGTGTAGCGAAAGCGAACCGGAGCTTTTCTCTTCTTCCTAGTGTATTCGCTAATTCAATAGCGCTAAAAAAGTTAAACATGTATAAACCTTGCTTCTCTAGAAACTTTTGTCAAGTATAGAGAAAATGTTTTGTTAGTTTCGCATCAGTTGGCAAAAAGAGTGATTGCTGGACCGCATTTACTGATCAAGAAACAGACGAAAAAAATTTCCTTAACGCACTTGCCTCGGGAACACCATACGATGCCGGTAACGATGATTGCTAGGAGAATGGAGATCTttatgacgaagaagacgttctGAATTTTCATGGACGTCTTCAGAGAAAACGTGTTCACAGCAGCTGCAAGTTCTGCATGACAAACACACCAGTAAGTCATATTGTTGGTTACAGTCTTGCATTGATCCGGACCACTCACCTATCACAACTACTGTCACCAAGGCTGTAACTGCGTGCGGCGGTGTGCAAGTGCCGTATGCAAAGCTGAGCGCGTAGGTCGTGAAAGTAAGCCCGAGTATGGCGACGATAGTTGGGTCGAAGAGAAGGAAACTCCAGGCGTACAGAAACGACAGGACGTCTCCAGCTCTTCCCATAGTCTGTGCAGCAACGCTAACGAATTCGTAAGGCCCGCCAGCGGAGGGTAGCATTGTACCGAGTTCGGCGACACAAAGCCCATCTGAAAATGCAGGTTCAAAAGCATCTTGCTGTGAAATTTCGCTCGAATATATGATGCTTGCTGCTGTCCTAAAAAGCGAAAATCAGGATGTTGCAAACTTGCGAGCAAAGCACATTGCCCGTTGATTTAACAGTGAACCTGAAGAGCGAGATATGTACTATAGGACCATGGGTTCCAGTGAGCACTACTTTAACGTCTTGTCAACTAACCAACAATTCAACAGATCTCGTAAAGTGAAACTCACTTGGGTTTGTAACTATAAGATTTGTGTCGTTTTGAAAGCTGTCACAGTGTTGTTcaccacataaaattattttcTTGACTATGCGTGTGGCTGCGCGGCAATCGCAGATCAAATTTCCGTCGTAGCTGCGCCTCTCTCGCGCGGCGAGCGCAGCTGAGGAGGACAGTGCGAAAGTTAGGCCAAAAGCTAGGTGCAAAACCGAAAGTTAGGTGCAAAAGCaggcaggaaacacacaggacagcggtGAGCTCAGAACTAACATTATTATAAGGCATACACAAACTGAAGTGCTACAAACTATACCCACGTGCTttcccatcgatggcgtcattatcagtgtacaggcAACGAGGAAAACTCTGTCATCTGATGTTGTTTACCtgtgcactgataatgacgccatctaTGGG encodes the following:
- the LOC142570974 gene encoding b(0,+)-type amino acid transporter 1-like isoform X2: MGLFSAVAVVVGKCVGVGIFITPSIVYMDAGSVGVDLLVWMAAGAASLIHGLCVAELGTMLPSAGGPYEFVSVAAQTMGRAGDVLSFLYAWSFLLFDPTIVAILGLTFTTYALSFAYGTCTPPHAVTALVTVVVIELAAAVNTFSLKTSMKIQNVFFVIKISILLAIIVTGIVWCSREPALLNKFTFDGPTTPVKVVESFAMAMFTGSGRLLTLVVNFASAAATSPYGLSTREWLPE